From Salvia splendens isolate huo1 chromosome 16, SspV2, whole genome shotgun sequence, a single genomic window includes:
- the LOC121769782 gene encoding uncharacterized protein At4g04775-like, whose amino-acid sequence MDKTTSFYTSSFKIRLYRPNQTLFTPPLSLDSSTPNHFTFLDSSRDSSTPIGSENPVTRMSSSSQHSSRTWPRFEAVVCDHGLEADVVTSNTDANPGRRFYRCQVWKEDDCKFFRWIDPSLSPNQEYFFKKLKLDRDNVQRALRDRVAKTLDESVRSKTVEVEALQGVVAQLQRQNRNLKVSFACYVSSCGSCCSLANITSDLVVA is encoded by the exons atggataaaacgacgtcgttttatacATCATCATTCAAAATTAGGTTATATCGCCCAAATCAAACGCTATTCACTCCTCCTCTCTCGCTCGATTCATCCACCCCCAACCATTTTACATTCTTGGATTCAAGTCGCGATTCATCCACCCCCATTGGAAGCGAAAATCCCGTAACAAG GATGTCGAGTTCTTCCCAGCATTCGAGCAGAACGTGGCCGAGGTTTGAGGCAGTGGTCTGTGATCACGGTCTTGAAGCTGATGTGGTGACATCCAATACGGATGCCAATCCCGGACGACGCTTCTATCGTTGCCAAGTCTGGAAGGAGGACGACTGTAAATTCTTTCGTTGGATTGATCCATCATTGTCACCGAATCAAgagtattttttcaaaaaactgAAGCTTGATAGGGACAACGTGCAAAGAGCATTGAGAGATAGGGTTGCTAAGACACTCGACGAGAGCGTCCGTTCAAAAACCGTTGAAGTTGAAGCACTCCAAGGTGTTGTCGCACAGTTGCAGCGTCAAAACCGGAACTTGAAGGTGTCATTTGCATGTTATGTATCGTCTTGTGGATCTTGTTGTAGCTTAGCTAACATAACTTCGGATCTTGTTGTAGCTTAG
- the LOC121770266 gene encoding uncharacterized protein LOC121770266: protein MLRGTVEAHYAKIRSYILELSKSDREGRFELHVDAGSVFKALYIGFSGLRKGFKEGCIPVIGLDGAFLKTYLGGILLTAVGTDGNNQMYPIAWPVVEAENEVCWTWFIKIVAEELELGEGVGVTIIRLENAVQSLLPLAEHRNCARHIYANWKKTHKGPLLKQHFWKIVRSTYLEEYEIACRELEKEDGQAYADLMDKNPSRFCKAFLTPGNCSDVILKQNVDDYVHEYYSLRKYMKAYGYGLPALNGEKLWPQAEGYPVVPPPVKKMPGRPKKVRRRDLFEKNPARPNRMKKICVMTCQKCLQEGHNSRTCKNEPVAKMGRPRKTPSLEGSGTTAITGRGGRRGGRGG from the exons ATGCTGAGGGGAACCGTGGAAGCTCATTATGCTAAAATAAGGAGCTATATTCTGGAGTTGAGCAAGTCTGACAGAGAAGGGAGGTTTGAACTACATGTAGATGCAGGTTCTGTTTTCAAGGCATTGTACATTGGGTTCAGTGGTCTAAGAAAGGGTTTCAAGGAGGGGTGCATACCTGTGATTGGTCTAGATGGGGCTTTCCTTAAGACTTATCTTGGTGGTATATTGCTAACCGCGGTTGGGACTGATGGAAACAACCAAATGTACCCCATTGCATGGCCAGTGGTTGAGGCTGAAAATGAAGTTTGCTGGACTTGGTTCATCAAAATTGTTGCTGAAGAGTTGGAATTGGGTGAAGGGGTAGGAGTTACCATTATCA GACTGGAGAATGCAGTACAAAGTCTACTTCCATTAGCTGAGCATAGAAACTGTGCAAGGCACATCTATGCAAACTGGAAGAAAACACACAAAGGTCCTCTGTTGAAGCAGCATTTCTGGAAGATAGTTAGGAGTACTTACCTGGAGGAGTATGAGATTGCTTGCAGAGAGCTTGAGAAGGAAGATGGCCAAGCATATGCAGATTTGATGGATAAGAATCCAAGCAGATTCTGTAAGGCATTTCTAACCCCTGGCAACTGCTCCGATGTCATTCTCAAGCAAAATGTTGATGATTATGTGCATGAATACTACTCCTTGAGGAAGTACATGAAGGCATATGGATATGGGTTACCCGCATTGAATGGAGAGAAGCTCTGGCCTCAGGCTGAGGGGTACCCGGTTGTGCCTCCTCCTGTGAAGAAGATGCCCGGCAGACCGAAGAAGGTTAGAAGGAGAGATCTGTTCGAGAAGAATCCTGCCAGACCCAACAGAATGAAGAAGATCTGTGTGATGACATGCCAGAAGTGTTTACAAGAAGGCCACAACTCCAGAACTTGCAAGAATGAGCCAGTT GCGAAGATGGGGAGGCCTCGCAAGACACCATCCCTTGAAGGAAGTGGCACCACTGCAATTACGGGGAGAGGTGGAAGAAGGGGAGGCCGTGGAGGATGA